In one window of Bifidobacterium sp. WK041_4_12 DNA:
- a CDS encoding OFA family MFS transporter → MTLLPDNRWTRAVAPALLLHISIGTVYCWSVFKQLIADELHASPGAIEWGFSLAIFFLGMSAAFLGPMVEKDLKKSALISTICFVTGFAGTGVSIAIHFTPGIFIFYGAVMGVGLGIGYLTPVKNLMLWFSKSKGLATGIAVAGFGLSKAIASPLMEYLIEGVGLVNMFYILAVVYAVLMLAGFALIKRPEGYVYAAPPKESRRGALLRKPLFWGIWIAFYLNITCGLALISQEKDILKDILHQLPQYAKLSPNAFSIAIAGIIATVLAVDAIFNAVGRLGFAALSDHMKRRESSYKIIFIMSIAVCGLQLVTHSIDNALLWVVLAMLFLVNAGYGGGFSTLPVLLEQHFGIKSVSTTHGLTLSAWAFAGLSGNQLASFVVTHASDQAHRYAAVIPVITVLYAVALLAIWLVSRVKPQIAVETLS, encoded by the coding sequence ATGACATTGTTGCCTGACAACCGCTGGACTCGTGCCGTTGCGCCCGCGCTGTTACTCCACATTTCCATTGGAACCGTCTATTGCTGGAGCGTTTTCAAACAACTCATTGCCGACGAGTTGCACGCTTCACCAGGAGCCATCGAGTGGGGATTTTCACTCGCCATCTTCTTCCTAGGCATGTCTGCCGCATTTCTCGGCCCTATGGTTGAAAAGGACCTGAAAAAGTCTGCACTCATATCGACCATCTGCTTCGTAACCGGCTTTGCTGGAACCGGTGTAAGCATTGCCATTCATTTCACTCCCGGCATCTTCATCTTCTATGGCGCAGTCATGGGCGTAGGTCTGGGCATTGGCTATCTGACTCCAGTGAAGAACCTTATGCTCTGGTTCTCGAAGAGCAAAGGCCTTGCAACGGGCATAGCCGTCGCAGGATTCGGCCTGTCCAAAGCCATTGCCAGCCCACTCATGGAATATCTGATTGAGGGCGTGGGACTGGTCAACATGTTTTACATTCTTGCTGTCGTATACGCAGTCCTCATGCTGGCTGGATTTGCACTCATCAAACGTCCCGAAGGCTATGTTTATGCTGCGCCTCCAAAAGAATCACGCCGCGGCGCTCTGCTTCGCAAACCGTTGTTCTGGGGAATCTGGATTGCCTTCTACCTCAATATCACCTGCGGTCTGGCTCTGATTTCCCAGGAAAAGGACATCCTCAAGGACATTCTTCATCAGCTGCCGCAGTATGCCAAGCTTTCACCTAACGCATTTTCGATTGCCATTGCGGGCATCATCGCAACGGTTCTGGCCGTCGACGCAATCTTCAACGCCGTTGGACGCCTCGGATTTGCAGCCCTGTCTGACCATATGAAACGTCGCGAATCAAGCTACAAGATCATCTTCATCATGTCCATTGCCGTATGCGGCTTGCAGCTTGTGACGCACAGCATTGACAACGCGCTGCTCTGGGTCGTTTTGGCCATGCTCTTCCTCGTCAATGCGGGATACGGCGGCGGTTTCTCAACACTCCCGGTGCTGCTCGAACAGCATTTCGGCATCAAAAGCGTATCGACAACCCACGGTCTGACCTTGAGTGCGTGGGCATTCGCTGGACTTTCCGGAAATCAGCTCGCATCCTTCGTCGTCACGCACGCTTCGGATCAGGCACACCGCTATGCAGCCGTAATCCCAGTGATCACCGTGCTCTATGCCGTCGCCTTGCTCGCCATCTGGCTCGTCTCGCGAGTAAAGCCGCAGATCGCCGTCGAAACGCTGTCGTAA
- a CDS encoding HXXEE domain-containing protein, with amino-acid sequence MMDLSFLAFSAFTLFVIHEFEEIIRCRPWIHKHKPESRYANDMWIRNQRAYPSTETIAVMILEEIVLAASILLISASLNCPAPVFAVTLGNSIHLAGHIVSAIISRAWNPGSVTAAVTLPLNVVILMLLITGTTSKGTNTAISFTITSLVVFVALAANLALLHRIAPRIHAHIHGRA; translated from the coding sequence ATGATGGACTTGTCCTTTCTGGCGTTTTCAGCATTCACGCTGTTTGTCATTCATGAATTTGAAGAAATCATTCGTTGCAGACCTTGGATCCACAAGCACAAACCCGAGTCACGGTACGCGAATGACATGTGGATACGCAATCAACGTGCCTACCCTTCGACTGAAACCATCGCGGTGATGATTCTTGAAGAAATTGTATTGGCTGCTTCTATCCTGCTGATTTCAGCGAGCTTGAACTGCCCGGCACCCGTATTCGCCGTCACTCTTGGAAACTCCATACATCTTGCGGGACACATCGTTTCTGCCATCATTTCACGAGCATGGAACCCGGGAAGCGTGACTGCCGCTGTAACGCTCCCCCTCAATGTCGTAATTCTGATGCTCCTGATAACTGGGACAACCTCCAAAGGGACGAACACAGCCATAAGTTTCACCATCACATCGCTCGTCGTCTTCGTCGCTCTCGCCGCCAACCTTGCACTCCTGCATCGCATAGCGCCAAGAATCCATGCGCATATCCATGGAAGAGCATAG
- a CDS encoding DUF523 domain-containing protein: MGWAMILVSACLAGFAVRYDGSDARNKLAQWLVERGQAISACPEILGGFSIPRPSAEIVRGEDSRAFRRVLESTGKDVTAPYGIGARRVLNMVKRNNITVAFLKDRSPSCGVDTIYDGSFTGVRIKGMGVTARLLASSGVKVFPDSQLNPEIVRPYIDEDLIPDLARFI; encoded by the coding sequence ATGGGGTGGGCAATGATTCTGGTGAGCGCTTGCCTGGCGGGTTTCGCTGTCCGATATGACGGTTCGGATGCGCGTAACAAACTTGCTCAATGGTTGGTCGAACGTGGGCAGGCAATCTCTGCATGTCCAGAAATTCTCGGGGGTTTCAGCATTCCACGCCCCTCGGCTGAAATCGTTCGAGGCGAGGATTCGCGCGCATTCCGAAGAGTGTTGGAATCGACGGGTAAGGATGTTACGGCACCTTACGGAATTGGTGCCAGACGCGTTCTCAATATGGTGAAGCGCAATAACATCACCGTTGCGTTCTTGAAGGATAGAAGTCCCTCCTGCGGTGTCGATACGATCTATGACGGTTCCTTTACCGGAGTAAGAATCAAGGGTATGGGAGTTACGGCAAGGCTTCTTGCATCCAGCGGTGTCAAGGTATTCCCCGACAGCCAATTGAATCCTGAAATAGTTCGTCCCTACATAGACGAGGATCTTATACCCGATCTGGCACGCTTCATCTAG